In Mycolicibacterium nivoides, the DNA window GGTGTGGCCGCGTACTGGCCGGACATCTGGTCGATCACCGCTTGGGCGGGTGTCCCCGTGTAGAGCAGGCGGCACATCTCACGGCCCACCAGCAGCAACTGGTCGTCATCGCCGGGAAAGACCCCGCGCGTGGCCTTGAGGTAATTGGTGTCCTCCGCGGTCAGCGGTATCGGCCAGGCCGCCGCCTGAGGGGCGGTGACCCCAAAAAGCGTCCCCAGCACCATCGCCGCCGCGATCGACGCCGACACATTGCGCCGCAACCCGTTGAACAGTCTGTTGAACATGGCCCCTCCCCTTTCGCCGAATGAAGCCTAAGGCTCGATGGGGGCCGGCAAACACACTTTTATCAACGCCGAGA includes these proteins:
- a CDS encoding DUF732 domain-containing protein, coding for MFNRLFNGLRRNVSASIAAAMVLGTLFGVTAPQAAAWPIPLTAEDTNYLKATRGVFPGDDDQLLLVGREMCRLLYTGTPAQAVIDQMSGQYAATPQQTAVALRAARRAYCTQAPG